From Bosea sp. NBC_00550, the proteins below share one genomic window:
- a CDS encoding SDR family oxidoreductase produces MGRRRVLLIGGTGVFGRRLAHHLARTEGLDLIVTSRDADKAQAAARAIRAAPGTTVSGIGLDHRNGLADRLTEIAPWLVIDASGPFQGASYDVPRAALEAGAHVVDLADARDYILGYGPVLDEIARSRGLVALAGASSTPALSTAAVAAITGGWKRIDAIDIAITPGGRSEVGEAVIAAILSYAGRPVPVWREGELQETTGWLDSRVIAMPRLRRQRVAAVETVDVQWLGPRLGVASRIGFHAGLESHIEQWGLMALAWLRRTGLIRSLDGLIPALLAARRLTQATTSNRGGMLVTVTGLDDDGILRQARWSLLAEQGDGPQVPTLAAAAALRALMRGALEAGARPAAGALTLREIEAELAPYAITTHIESKAHGPALLQRALDTATFSALPGPLQAFHGAEGYPVWRGRARVENGKSPVAWLLRRIIGLPEATDDVPVTVSVERTAMEGGAAEIWTRNFGGCRFSSRLDLDLDRGGCLRERFGPVSFRLDVTAGNGELRLPVAAARMLGLPLPRFLLPRSEATESVDTQGRFHFDVKLTLPIFGLLVRYVGWLTPRA; encoded by the coding sequence ATGGGCCGGCGGCGCGTGCTCCTGATCGGTGGGACCGGCGTTTTCGGCCGTCGGCTCGCACATCATCTCGCCCGGACGGAAGGGCTTGATCTCATCGTGACCTCGCGCGACGCCGACAAGGCTCAGGCCGCGGCGCGGGCCATCCGCGCCGCGCCGGGGACGACGGTCTCCGGGATCGGGCTCGATCATCGAAACGGCCTTGCCGATCGCCTCACCGAGATCGCGCCGTGGCTGGTCATCGACGCCTCAGGGCCGTTCCAGGGCGCCAGCTACGACGTGCCGCGTGCCGCGCTCGAAGCCGGCGCCCATGTCGTCGACCTCGCCGATGCGCGAGACTACATCCTCGGCTATGGCCCGGTGCTCGACGAAATCGCGCGCTCGCGCGGGCTGGTGGCGCTTGCCGGAGCAAGTTCGACTCCGGCCCTGTCCACCGCCGCAGTCGCGGCGATCACAGGCGGCTGGAAGCGGATCGATGCGATCGACATCGCGATCACACCGGGCGGGCGCAGCGAAGTCGGCGAGGCGGTCATTGCGGCGATCCTGAGCTACGCAGGGCGACCGGTTCCGGTCTGGCGCGAAGGCGAGTTGCAGGAGACGACAGGCTGGCTCGACAGCCGGGTTATCGCCATGCCCCGGCTGCGGCGGCAGCGTGTGGCGGCGGTCGAGACGGTCGATGTGCAATGGCTCGGCCCACGACTCGGCGTCGCCTCGCGGATCGGATTTCATGCCGGCCTTGAGTCGCATATCGAGCAATGGGGGCTGATGGCGCTGGCGTGGTTGCGTCGGACAGGACTCATCAGATCCCTTGACGGGTTGATCCCTGCCCTCCTGGCTGCGCGCAGGCTGACGCAGGCCACGACATCCAATCGTGGCGGCATGCTGGTCACGGTGACCGGGCTCGATGACGACGGCATTCTGCGCCAGGCGCGCTGGTCATTGCTGGCCGAACAGGGCGACGGGCCTCAGGTCCCGACGCTAGCTGCGGCTGCGGCGTTGCGCGCGCTCATGCGGGGGGCGCTCGAAGCGGGGGCTCGCCCGGCGGCCGGAGCACTGACGCTCAGGGAGATCGAGGCCGAACTGGCTCCCTATGCGATCACGACGCACATCGAAAGCAAAGCGCATGGCCCCGCGCTGCTGCAGCGGGCATTGGACACCGCCACCTTCTCTGCACTGCCTGGGCCTTTGCAGGCCTTCCACGGCGCCGAGGGCTATCCCGTCTGGCGAGGTCGCGCCCGGGTGGAGAACGGCAAGAGCCCGGTCGCCTGGCTGCTGCGGCGCATCATCGGCTTGCCCGAAGCCACAGACGACGTGCCGGTGACTGTCAGTGTCGAGCGCACCGCCATGGAAGGCGGCGCGGCGGAGATCTGGACCCGCAATTTCGGCGGCTGTCGCTTCTCGTCCCGTCTCGACCTCGACCTCGACCGGGGCGGCTGTTTGCGTGAGCGCTTTGGCCCCGTGAGCTTCCGCCTCGATGTCACGGCCGGGAACGGCGAACTCAGGCTCCCCGTCGCCGCCGCTCGGATGCTGGGTCTACCCCTGCCCCGCTTCCTGCTGCCGCGATCGGAGGCGACCGAGAGTGTGGATACGCAGGGCCGCTTCCATTTCGACGTGAAGTTGACGCTGCCGATCTTCGGTCTGCTCGTGCGCTATGTCGGCTGGCTCACGCCCAGGGCATGA
- a CDS encoding thiol-disulfide oxidoreductase DCC family protein, with the protein MSAAPIWLYDGVCVLCSGGVRYTLKHERDHAIRFVAIQSREGRSLALANGIDPDTPESFLFIENGQALAKSDGVLALLDHLDGPARLLLAGLLLPKPLRDWLYDRVARNRYRLFGQKTACEMPDPAQRHRFPLPET; encoded by the coding sequence ATGAGCGCCGCGCCGATCTGGCTCTATGACGGCGTCTGCGTGCTTTGTTCCGGCGGGGTGCGTTACACGCTGAAGCATGAGCGCGACCATGCGATCCGCTTCGTTGCGATCCAGTCGCGCGAGGGGCGATCCCTGGCGCTGGCGAATGGCATCGACCCCGATACGCCTGAAAGCTTCCTCTTCATCGAAAACGGCCAGGCGCTCGCGAAATCCGACGGGGTGCTGGCGCTGCTCGACCACCTCGACGGGCCGGCGCGGCTGCTGCTGGCGGGGCTCCTCTTGCCGAAACCCTTGCGGGACTGGCTCTACGACCGTGTCGCGCGCAACCGCTACCGCCTCTTCGGGCAAAAGACCGCCTGCGAGATGCCCGATCCGGCCCAGCGCCATCGGTTCCCCCTGCCGGAGACATGA
- a CDS encoding aspartate kinase, which yields MARLVMKFGGTSVATVERIKNAARHVKREFEAGNEVAIVVSAMSGKTNELVAWCKEASPLYDHAEYDTVVASGEQVTSGLMAIVLQEMGLPARSWQGWQIPLYGSDAHGSARIEGVDGAGILAGFDRNREIAVCSGFQGVNPRTHRIVTLGRGGSDTSAVALAAGLKADRCDIYTDVDGVYTTDPRIVPKAKRMDRVSFEEMLEMASLGSKVLQVRSVEIAMLHRVPTYVRSSFDDPENPNPGTLICDEDDIVEQQIVTGIAFSRDEAQITLRRVADKPGVAAAIFGPLADANINVDMIIQVVSDDQATTDITFTVPTADYERAKTLLESKHDVIAYQEIQGATDVVKISAIGVGMRSHAGVAARAFRALAEKGINIRAITTSEIKFSVLIDAAYTELAVRTLHSLYGLDAA from the coding sequence ATGGCCCGTCTGGTGATGAAATTCGGTGGCACCTCAGTCGCCACTGTCGAGCGCATCAAGAACGCGGCGCGGCACGTCAAACGCGAGTTCGAGGCCGGCAACGAGGTCGCGATCGTCGTCTCGGCGATGTCGGGCAAGACCAACGAACTCGTCGCCTGGTGCAAGGAAGCGTCGCCGCTCTACGACCACGCCGAGTACGACACCGTCGTCGCCTCGGGCGAGCAGGTCACCTCCGGGCTGATGGCAATCGTGCTGCAGGAGATGGGTCTACCCGCCCGCTCATGGCAGGGCTGGCAGATTCCGCTCTACGGCTCCGACGCGCATGGCTCGGCCCGGATCGAGGGCGTCGACGGCGCCGGCATCCTCGCCGGGTTCGACCGCAACCGCGAGATCGCGGTCTGCTCGGGCTTCCAGGGCGTCAATCCGCGCACGCACCGCATCGTCACGCTCGGCCGCGGCGGCTCGGACACCAGCGCGGTGGCGCTCGCCGCCGGCCTCAAGGCCGATCGCTGCGACATCTACACCGATGTCGACGGCGTCTACACCACCGATCCGCGCATCGTCCCCAAGGCCAAGCGCATGGACAGGGTCTCCTTCGAGGAAATGCTCGAAATGGCCTCGCTCGGCTCCAAGGTGCTGCAGGTGCGCTCGGTCGAGATCGCGATGCTGCATCGCGTGCCGACCTATGTGCGCTCCTCCTTCGACGACCCCGAAAACCCCAATCCTGGCACCCTCATCTGCGACGAGGACGACATCGTGGAACAGCAGATCGTCACCGGCATCGCCTTCTCCCGGGACGAAGCCCAGATCACGCTTCGGCGCGTGGCCGACAAGCCCGGCGTCGCCGCCGCGATCTTCGGCCCGCTCGCCGATGCCAACATCAATGTCGACATGATCATCCAGGTCGTCTCGGACGACCAGGCGACGACCGACATCACCTTCACCGTGCCGACAGCCGATTACGAGCGCGCCAAGACGCTGCTCGAGAGCAAGCACGACGTGATCGCCTATCAGGAGATCCAGGGCGCCACCGACGTGGTGAAGATCTCGGCGATCGGCGTCGGCATGCGCTCGCATGCGGGCGTCGCGGCCCGCGCCTTCCGGGCGCTCGCCGAGAAGGGCATCAACATCCGCGCCATCACCACCTCCGAGATCAAGTTCTCGGTCCTGATCGACGCGGCCTATACCGAACTCGCGGTGCGCACGCTGCACTCGCTCTACGGCCTCGACGCCGCCTGA
- a CDS encoding efflux RND transporter periplasmic adaptor subunit, whose translation MKRSGLIVGLVLVAAAAAGVWYVRSRAPEGAQTARNRGDGAAVAIVSAAAVQADFPVRKRAIGFVETPASVVVRSRIDSQIMAQHVTDGQFVKAGDLLFTLDDRDIKAQIAKDEAMLARDEATHTRNVADLERYKQLFIRNAGTQAQVDQATADERSSAASIQGDHATLDADRLKLGYTRITAPIEGRIGAVQVTPGNLVSANASNSSGATGLLTITQMKPLRVSFAMPENELPTLHGALAAAKPVPVTARVPNSGRPPVEGRLNFVDSTVDITSGTITAKAAFTNDDLTLWPGQYVDVEIIPETLTGVTVIPTVAVQTGQQGPYAFVIKPDSTVDLRQIKVALSDGDKTALTEGIAPGERVVTDGQMRLKQGTRVRERAATSEKPPQSTPVAEGARS comes from the coding sequence ATGAAGCGTTCAGGACTTATCGTCGGTCTGGTTCTCGTCGCGGCTGCTGCCGCGGGCGTCTGGTATGTGCGTTCCCGCGCACCCGAAGGCGCGCAGACGGCCCGCAATCGTGGTGACGGCGCGGCTGTCGCGATCGTCTCCGCCGCTGCCGTCCAGGCTGACTTCCCGGTGCGCAAGCGCGCGATCGGCTTCGTCGAGACGCCGGCGAGCGTCGTGGTGCGCTCGCGCATCGACAGCCAGATCATGGCCCAGCACGTCACCGACGGGCAGTTCGTCAAGGCCGGAGACCTGCTCTTCACCCTCGACGACCGCGACATCAAGGCTCAGATCGCCAAGGATGAGGCGATGCTCGCGCGCGACGAGGCGACCCATACCCGCAACGTCGCCGATCTCGAGCGCTACAAGCAGCTCTTCATCCGCAATGCCGGCACGCAGGCGCAGGTCGATCAGGCGACCGCGGACGAGCGCAGCTCCGCGGCCAGCATCCAGGGCGACCATGCCACGCTCGATGCCGACCGGCTCAAGCTCGGCTATACGCGGATCACGGCACCGATCGAGGGCCGCATCGGCGCGGTCCAGGTCACGCCGGGCAACCTGGTCAGCGCCAATGCCAGCAACAGCAGCGGCGCCACCGGCCTGCTGACGATCACGCAGATGAAGCCGCTGCGCGTCTCCTTCGCCATGCCGGAGAATGAGCTGCCGACCCTGCACGGTGCGCTGGCCGCCGCCAAGCCCGTGCCGGTGACGGCCCGTGTGCCGAATTCGGGCCGCCCGCCGGTGGAGGGCAGGCTCAATTTCGTCGATTCGACGGTCGACATCACCTCTGGAACCATCACCGCCAAGGCCGCCTTCACCAATGACGACCTCACGCTCTGGCCCGGCCAGTATGTCGACGTCGAGATCATTCCGGAAACGCTGACCGGCGTCACCGTGATCCCCACCGTCGCGGTCCAGACCGGGCAGCAGGGGCCCTATGCCTTCGTCATCAAGCCGGATTCGACCGTCGACCTACGCCAGATCAAGGTCGCGCTCAGCGACGGCGACAAGACGGCGTTGACCGAGGGCATCGCTCCGGGCGAGCGGGTCGTCACCGACGGACAGATGCGTCTGAAGCAGGGCACGCGGGTGCGGGAGCGTGCCGCGACGAGCGAGAAGCCGCCGCAAAGCACGCCGGTGGCGGAAGGCGCACGCTCATGA
- a CDS encoding MarR family winged helix-turn-helix transcriptional regulator produces MKRPLRREFMFQLVETSRLLRTYVDQRARQHGTTRAQWGVMARLRRQEGLNQAALAEQMDLQPISLARLLDRLQGQNLIERREDPADRRAYRLYLTPEGRALVDDLDQVRTAIAQEVLGSVEESSILAALEALAAIREQTRPQREDKLQVPAVAGRTA; encoded by the coding sequence ATGAAGCGACCCTTGCGGCGGGAATTCATGTTCCAGCTCGTCGAAACCTCCCGTCTGCTGCGGACCTATGTCGATCAGCGTGCCCGCCAGCACGGCACGACACGGGCGCAATGGGGCGTGATGGCTCGTTTGCGACGGCAGGAGGGGCTGAATCAGGCGGCTCTCGCCGAGCAGATGGATTTGCAGCCGATTTCACTCGCGCGCCTGCTCGATCGCCTGCAGGGGCAGAACCTGATCGAGCGCCGCGAGGACCCGGCCGACCGGCGTGCCTATCGGCTCTACCTGACCCCGGAAGGCCGGGCGCTGGTCGACGATCTCGATCAGGTGCGCACCGCGATCGCGCAGGAGGTGCTGGGCAGCGTCGAGGAGAGTTCGATTCTTGCCGCGCTGGAGGCGTTGGCCGCCATCCGCGAGCAGACCCGTCCCCAGCGGGAAGACAAGCTGCAAGTGCCGGCTGTTGCCGGCCGGACCGCCTGA
- a CDS encoding efflux RND transporter permease subunit, translating into MNISAFCIKHPVATILMSVSLVLAGLFAWRFLPVAALPRAEFPVVNVSAQLPGASPDTMATSVATPLVKQFGTIAGIDSISTTNSQGSTSIAIQFVLNRDIDAAAADVQAAITRTQRQLPIEMTTPPSYRKVNPADAPIILMALKSDVVPLSQLDAFAQQVISPALSTVDGVAQVLIWGSQKYAVRIQIDPTALAARGIGLDELQLAITATNANTPVGTIQNTAQQLTIQAQTQLANAAQFSNVIIATRAGKPVRLGDVAKVIDSVENTQTRSTYDGVPAIVLAVQRQPDANTVEVVDRVKAMIPAFEEQLPAAASLSLLNDRSTSIRQAVDDVQLTLLLTIALVIMVIFAFLRRVAATFIPAVAVPISIIATLAAMYLLDFSIDNISLLGLTLSVGLVVDDAIVMLENIVRHMEEDGLSAYEASLKGASEIGFTIISISLSLVAVFIPVLLMGGVIGRIFNEFAVVVTVSILASAFVSLTLTPMLCSRLLSGYSEHHQENALGRWLEKGFDAILAGYDRGLKFCLRFQPLMLLAFFLTMAGTVWLLQTAPKGFFPQEDIGQLQVSTEARQDISFDAMLKLQAEVADIFRKSPYVAHVASSVGGNGGGGSALNSGRLFVELKPLDERPKLPHVLASLRRDLAQVAGINTYMVPVQNLNIGARSSKSQYQLVVQGLDQALMNDWSLRLADAMSRDREVFADVTTDLQNNALQATLTVDRDKANALGIGADILRSTLYSGFGVRQVSTIYTTGDNYNVVIEFNPNEHWTPERLNAIRVRTKNGNLVPFGAFARIERTAGQLTVNQLGQLPAVTISYNLPPGVALGDSVNRINALKEQIGLPKSLSTTLAGTAKTFQDSLANQGLLIAGAILTIYIVLGILYESFIHPLTILTGLPSAAIGALGALRLFDMDLSVIAIIGLLMLIGIVKKNAIMMIDVALLLLREGKSAQEAIHQACVMRFRPILMTTLAALMGTLPIALGAGASAELRQPLGIAVVGGLMISQVLTLFITPVLFLYMDRLSNGLLRLGGWLRGSKQDPAQISHPAE; encoded by the coding sequence ATGAACATCTCGGCCTTCTGCATCAAGCACCCCGTCGCCACCATCCTGATGTCGGTCTCGCTGGTGCTGGCGGGGCTCTTCGCCTGGCGCTTCCTGCCGGTGGCGGCCTTGCCGCGCGCCGAGTTCCCGGTCGTCAACGTCTCCGCCCAATTGCCCGGCGCCTCGCCGGACACCATGGCGACGTCGGTCGCGACGCCGCTGGTCAAGCAGTTCGGCACCATCGCCGGCATCGACTCGATCTCGACCACGAACTCGCAGGGCTCGACCTCGATCGCGATCCAGTTCGTGCTGAACCGCGACATCGACGCCGCGGCCGCCGACGTGCAGGCTGCGATCACCCGCACCCAGCGGCAACTGCCGATCGAGATGACGACGCCGCCGAGCTACCGCAAGGTGAACCCGGCCGATGCGCCGATCATCCTGATGGCGCTGAAGAGCGATGTGGTGCCGCTCTCGCAGCTCGACGCCTTCGCCCAGCAGGTGATCTCGCCGGCCCTCTCGACCGTCGACGGCGTCGCCCAGGTCCTGATCTGGGGCAGCCAGAAATACGCGGTGCGCATCCAGATCGATCCGACCGCGCTGGCCGCGCGCGGCATCGGCCTCGATGAATTGCAGCTCGCGATCACCGCGACCAATGCCAATACGCCGGTCGGCACGATCCAGAACACGGCCCAGCAACTCACCATCCAGGCGCAGACCCAGCTCGCCAACGCCGCCCAGTTCTCCAACGTCATCATCGCGACGCGCGCGGGCAAGCCGGTCAGGCTCGGCGATGTCGCCAAGGTGATCGACTCCGTCGAGAATACCCAGACGCGCAGCACCTATGACGGCGTGCCGGCGATCGTGCTGGCGGTGCAGCGTCAGCCCGACGCCAACACCGTGGAAGTCGTCGACCGCGTCAAGGCGATGATCCCGGCTTTCGAGGAGCAGCTGCCGGCCGCCGCCTCGCTTTCGCTGCTCAACGACCGCTCGACCTCGATCCGCCAGGCCGTGGACGATGTGCAGCTCACCCTGCTGCTCACCATCGCCCTGGTGATCATGGTGATCTTCGCCTTCCTGCGCCGCGTCGCCGCGACCTTCATCCCGGCAGTGGCGGTTCCGATCTCCATCATCGCGACGCTTGCGGCGATGTATCTCCTCGATTTCTCGATCGACAACATCTCGCTGCTCGGCCTCACGCTATCGGTCGGCCTCGTCGTCGACGACGCCATCGTCATGCTGGAGAACATCGTCCGGCACATGGAGGAGGACGGGCTCTCGGCCTATGAGGCATCGCTGAAGGGCGCGAGCGAGATCGGCTTCACCATCATCTCGATCTCGCTCTCGCTGGTCGCGGTCTTCATTCCCGTGCTGCTCATGGGCGGCGTCATCGGCCGCATCTTCAACGAGTTCGCCGTGGTGGTGACGGTCTCGATCCTCGCCTCCGCCTTCGTCTCGCTGACGCTGACGCCGATGCTGTGCTCGCGCCTGCTCTCGGGCTACTCCGAGCATCATCAGGAGAACGCGCTCGGCCGCTGGCTTGAGAAAGGCTTCGACGCGATCCTCGCGGGCTATGATCGCGGGCTGAAATTCTGCCTGCGCTTCCAGCCGCTGATGCTCCTGGCCTTCTTCCTCACCATGGCCGGCACGGTCTGGCTGCTTCAGACGGCACCGAAGGGCTTCTTCCCGCAGGAGGACATCGGCCAGCTCCAGGTTTCGACCGAGGCCCGGCAGGACATCTCCTTTGATGCAATGCTGAAGCTGCAGGCCGAGGTCGCCGATATCTTCCGCAAGTCGCCCTATGTCGCGCATGTCGCTTCGTCGGTGGGCGGCAATGGCGGCGGCGGCAGCGCGCTGAACTCCGGGCGCCTCTTCGTCGAGCTGAAGCCGCTGGACGAGCGCCCCAAGCTGCCGCATGTTCTCGCCTCGCTCCGTCGTGACCTCGCCCAGGTGGCGGGCATCAACACCTACATGGTGCCGGTGCAGAACCTGAACATCGGCGCGCGCTCCTCGAAGAGCCAGTATCAGCTCGTCGTTCAGGGGCTGGACCAGGCGCTGATGAACGACTGGTCCTTGCGGCTGGCTGACGCCATGAGCCGTGACCGGGAGGTTTTCGCCGACGTCACCACCGATCTGCAGAACAACGCCTTGCAGGCCACGCTCACGGTCGACCGCGACAAGGCTAATGCGCTGGGCATCGGTGCCGACATCCTGCGCTCGACGCTCTATTCGGGCTTCGGCGTCCGGCAGGTCTCGACGATCTATACGACTGGCGACAACTACAACGTCGTCATCGAGTTCAATCCGAACGAGCATTGGACGCCGGAGCGGCTGAACGCGATTCGCGTTCGCACCAAGAACGGCAATCTGGTGCCGTTCGGCGCTTTCGCCCGGATCGAGCGCACGGCAGGCCAGCTCACGGTCAACCAGCTCGGCCAGCTCCCGGCGGTCACGATCTCCTACAATCTGCCGCCCGGCGTCGCGCTCGGCGACAGCGTCAACCGCATCAATGCGCTCAAGGAGCAGATCGGCCTGCCGAAGTCGCTTTCGACCACGCTCGCCGGCACCGCCAAGACCTTCCAGGATTCGCTGGCGAACCAGGGGCTGCTGATCGCGGGCGCGATCCTGACGATCTACATCGTGCTCGGCATCCTCTACGAGAGCTTCATCCACCCGCTGACGATCCTGACCGGCTTGCCATCCGCCGCGATCGGCGCGCTCGGGGCGCTCAGGCTCTTCGACATGGATCTCTCGGTCATCGCCATCATCGGCCTGCTGATGCTGATCGGCATCGTCAAGAAGAACGCGATTATGATGATCGACGTCGCCCTCTTGCTCCTGCGGGAGGGCAAGAGCGCGCAGGAGGCGATCCATCAGGCCTGCGTGATGCGTTTCCGGCCGATCCTGATGACGACGCTGGCGGCGCTGATGGGTACGCTGCCGATCGCGCTCGGCGCGGGCGCCAGCGCGGAGCTGCGCCAGCCGCTCGGTATCGCGGTGGTCGGCGGCCTGATGATCTCGCAGGTGCTGACGCTGTTCATCACGCCCGTCCTGTTCCTCTACATGGACAGGCTGTCGAACGGGCTCCTCCGGCTCGGTGGCTGGCTGCGCGGCAGCAAGCAGGATCCGGCGCAGATCAGCCATCCGGCTGAGTGA
- a CDS encoding NADH:flavin oxidoreductase/NADH oxidase: MSQLFSPYQLGGLTLANRIIIAPMCQYSAQDGCATDWHTIHLGHLALSGAALLVIEATAVEPDGRISPFDLGLWSEETEAALGKALQSARAWSDMPIAIQLAHAGRKASVAQPWNGGGQLGLDEGGWTVHAPSTIGFETYPRSPRALTKDDIARLCEAFADSARRSVRLGLAAIELHGAHGYLMHQFLSPLSNRREDEYGGSLENRMRFPLEVLDAVRAVVPAGFPVGFRISGTDWVEGGWDIEDSITFSEAAKARGADFIHVSSGGLSAAQKIPLGPSYQVPLARAVKQATGITTIAVGLITDPEQAEAIVGTGEADLIGLARGILYNPRWPWHAAAELGASVKAPNQYLRSQPRQYSKLFA, encoded by the coding sequence ATGAGTCAGCTCTTCAGCCCCTATCAGCTTGGCGGCCTCACGCTCGCCAACCGCATCATCATCGCGCCGATGTGCCAGTATTCGGCGCAGGATGGCTGCGCCACGGACTGGCACACCATCCATCTCGGCCACCTCGCACTGTCAGGCGCCGCGCTCCTCGTCATCGAGGCCACGGCCGTAGAGCCGGACGGACGCATCAGCCCCTTCGATCTCGGCCTGTGGTCGGAGGAGACGGAAGCGGCCTTGGGCAAGGCGCTGCAATCCGCCCGCGCCTGGTCGGACATGCCGATCGCGATCCAATTGGCGCATGCGGGGCGCAAGGCCTCCGTCGCGCAGCCCTGGAACGGCGGCGGCCAGCTCGGCCTCGACGAGGGCGGTTGGACGGTACATGCACCTTCAACGATCGGCTTCGAGACCTATCCGCGGTCGCCGCGTGCCCTCACCAAGGACGACATCGCGCGGCTCTGCGAGGCCTTCGCGGATTCGGCACGACGGAGCGTCCGGCTCGGTCTGGCAGCCATCGAACTGCACGGCGCGCACGGCTATCTGATGCACCAGTTCCTCTCGCCGCTCTCGAACAGGCGCGAGGACGAATATGGCGGCTCGCTCGAGAACCGCATGCGCTTCCCGCTGGAAGTCCTGGACGCGGTGCGCGCGGTGGTGCCGGCGGGTTTCCCGGTCGGCTTCCGCATCTCCGGCACCGACTGGGTCGAAGGCGGCTGGGATATCGAGGACAGCATCACCTTCTCCGAGGCAGCCAAGGCGCGCGGCGCCGACTTCATCCATGTCTCCAGCGGCGGCCTCTCGGCCGCCCAGAAGATCCCGCTCGGCCCGAGCTACCAGGTTCCGCTCGCGCGGGCCGTGAAGCAGGCAACGGGAATCACCACGATCGCCGTCGGCCTGATCACTGACCCGGAGCAGGCCGAGGCGATCGTCGGCACCGGCGAAGCCGATCTCATCGGGCTGGCGCGCGGCATCCTCTACAATCCGCGCTGGCCCTGGCATGCGGCGGCCGAGCTCGGCGCCAGCGTCAAGGCGCCGAACCAGTATCTCCGCTCGCAGCCGCGGCAGTATTCCAAGCTGTTCGCCTGA